The proteins below are encoded in one region of Macrococcus armenti:
- the gap gene encoding type I glyceraldehyde-3-phosphate dehydrogenase, giving the protein MAVKVAINGFGRIGRLAFRRLQEVEGIEVVAVNDLTDDKMLAHLLKYDTTQGRFKEEVEVIEGGFRVNGREVKSFENPNPAELPWGELGIDVVLECTGFFTDKEKAQAHIEAGAKKVLISAPAKGDLKTVVYNVNHDVLDGSEEIVSGASCTTNCLAPMAKVLNDEFGIIEGLMMTVHAFTGDQNTLDAPHAKGDFRRARAAANNIVPNSTGAAKAIGLVIPELKGKLDGSAQRVPVPTGSVTELTTILEKEVTVEEVNAAMKAASNESFGYTEDEIVSSDIIGITYGSLFDATQTRVMTVGEHQMVKTVAWYDNEMSYTAQLVRTLEFLAEQAQAK; this is encoded by the coding sequence ATGGCAGTAAAAGTAGCAATTAACGGTTTTGGTAGAATTGGACGTTTAGCATTCAGAAGATTACAAGAAGTAGAAGGTATTGAAGTAGTAGCAGTTAACGATTTAACAGACGATAAAATGTTAGCGCATTTATTAAAATATGATACAACGCAAGGTCGTTTCAAAGAAGAAGTAGAAGTAATTGAAGGTGGATTCCGTGTAAACGGACGCGAAGTAAAATCATTCGAAAATCCAAACCCTGCTGAATTACCATGGGGCGAACTTGGAATTGATGTTGTTTTAGAATGTACTGGTTTCTTCACTGATAAAGAAAAAGCACAAGCGCATATCGAAGCAGGTGCTAAAAAAGTATTAATTTCAGCACCGGCAAAAGGTGACTTAAAAACTGTAGTATACAACGTTAACCATGACGTATTAGACGGTTCAGAAGAAATCGTTTCAGGTGCTTCATGTACGACTAACTGTTTAGCACCAATGGCTAAAGTATTAAACGATGAATTCGGAATTATCGAAGGTTTAATGATGACAGTTCACGCATTCACAGGTGACCAAAACACATTAGATGCACCTCACGCAAAAGGAGACTTCCGTCGTGCACGTGCAGCAGCAAACAACATCGTACCTAACTCAACAGGTGCTGCAAAAGCAATCGGTTTAGTTATCCCTGAATTAAAAGGTAAATTAGATGGATCAGCACAACGTGTTCCAGTACCAACAGGTTCTGTAACTGAGTTAACTACAATTTTAGAAAAAGAAGTAACTGTTGAAGAAGTAAACGCTGCAATGAAAGCTGCTTCTAACGAATCATTCGGTTACACTGAAGATGAAATCGTTTCTTCTGATATTATCGGTATTACTTACGGTTCATTATTCGATGCAACACAAACACGTGTAATGACTGTTGGTGAACACCAAATGGTTAAAACTGTTGCTTGGTACGATAACGAAATGAGTTACACTGCACAACTTGTTCGTACTTTAGAATTCTTAGCTGAACAAGCACAAGCTAAATAA
- a CDS encoding phosphoglycerate kinase, whose product MVKKIVSDLELKDKKVLVRADFNVPMKDGNITNDNRIVEALPTIKYIIEQGGKVILFSHLGKVKTEEDKAKLSLQPVAARLSELLNKDVQFVAETRGEKLESAINALQSGDVLLFENTRFEDVDGKKESKNDPELGKYWASLGDVFVNDAFGTAHREHASNVGVATHLETAAGFLMEKEIKFIGGVVENPERPFVAILGGAKVSDKIGVIENLLKVADKVLIGGGMAYTFLKAQGKEIGHSLLEEDKIDLAKDLMERGKDKLVLPVDAKVTKEFSNDGEIEAVAIDHIPADLQALDIGPKTVELFAKELEGAKTVVWNGPMGVFEMSNFAKGTVGVCKAIAELKDATTIIGGGDSAAAAMDLGFADKFTHISTGGGASLEYLEGKALPGIKSISDK is encoded by the coding sequence ATGGTTAAAAAGATTGTTTCAGATTTAGAATTAAAAGATAAAAAAGTACTCGTACGAGCAGATTTCAATGTGCCGATGAAAGATGGCAACATTACGAATGACAATCGTATCGTTGAAGCATTACCTACTATTAAATATATTATTGAGCAAGGCGGGAAAGTAATTTTATTCTCACACCTTGGAAAAGTTAAAACTGAAGAAGATAAAGCGAAGTTATCACTTCAGCCTGTTGCAGCACGTTTATCTGAATTATTGAACAAAGATGTTCAGTTCGTGGCGGAAACACGTGGAGAGAAGTTAGAGTCTGCGATTAATGCATTACAATCAGGTGATGTATTATTATTTGAAAACACACGTTTTGAAGATGTAGACGGAAAGAAAGAAAGCAAAAATGATCCGGAACTTGGTAAGTACTGGGCATCTCTAGGGGATGTATTCGTCAATGATGCTTTCGGAACAGCACACCGTGAACATGCATCAAATGTAGGTGTGGCAACGCATTTAGAAACTGCTGCAGGATTCCTGATGGAAAAAGAAATTAAGTTTATCGGTGGCGTTGTAGAAAACCCTGAACGCCCATTTGTTGCGATTTTAGGTGGTGCGAAAGTATCAGATAAAATTGGTGTTATTGAAAACTTATTAAAAGTGGCTGATAAAGTATTAATCGGTGGCGGAATGGCTTACACATTCTTAAAAGCACAAGGTAAAGAAATCGGTCATTCATTATTAGAGGAAGATAAAATCGACTTAGCAAAAGATTTAATGGAACGTGGTAAAGATAAACTCGTTTTACCAGTTGATGCAAAAGTTACGAAAGAATTCTCAAATGATGGTGAAATCGAAGCAGTAGCAATCGATCACATTCCAGCTGATTTACAAGCTTTAGATATCGGTCCTAAAACAGTAGAATTATTCGCTAAAGAACTTGAGGGTGCTAAAACAGTCGTTTGGAATGGCCCAATGGGTGTGTTCGAAATGAGTAACTTTGCAAAAGGTACTGTAGGAGTATGTAAAGCAATTGCCGAACTGAAGGATGCAACAACGATTATCGGTGGCGGAGATTCAGCGGCAGCAGCGATGGATCTTGGGTTTGCTGACAAGTTTACACACATTTCAACAGGTGGTGGCGCTTCTTTAGAATATTTAGAAGGTAAAGCGTTACCTGGTATTAAATCAATTTCTGACAAATAA
- the tpiA gene encoding triose-phosphate isomerase produces MRKPIIAGNWKMNKTVKEAKAFVSSLPALPSEGVDAVICAPHIQLDAIISANVPHLQVGAQNCYFEDSGAFTGETSPAALKDLGVEYVVLGHSERREYFGETDEDINKKALAAFKHGMTPIICCGETDEERESGQFEAKVGAQVSNALKGFSADEVKQLVIAYEPIWAIGTGKSATSEDAEASCKFVRSIVEKDFGKDAADAVRIQYGGSVKPGNIKEYMANENIDGALVGGASLEVESFVQLLEGAK; encoded by the coding sequence ATGAGAAAACCAATTATCGCAGGAAACTGGAAAATGAACAAAACGGTAAAAGAAGCGAAAGCATTCGTTTCAAGTTTACCTGCATTACCGTCTGAAGGTGTAGATGCAGTTATTTGTGCACCACACATTCAATTAGATGCAATTATTTCTGCTAACGTACCACATTTACAAGTAGGCGCACAAAACTGTTATTTTGAAGACAGCGGTGCATTCACTGGGGAAACATCTCCGGCTGCATTAAAGGATTTAGGTGTTGAGTACGTTGTTTTAGGACATTCTGAACGCCGTGAATACTTTGGTGAAACGGATGAAGACATTAATAAGAAAGCTTTAGCAGCATTTAAACATGGTATGACACCGATCATTTGCTGTGGTGAAACGGATGAAGAACGTGAATCTGGTCAGTTTGAAGCAAAAGTTGGTGCACAAGTGAGCAATGCACTTAAAGGTTTCAGTGCTGATGAAGTAAAACAACTTGTTATTGCTTATGAGCCAATCTGGGCAATCGGAACAGGTAAATCAGCAACGAGCGAAGACGCTGAAGCAAGCTGTAAATTTGTTCGTTCAATCGTAGAGAAAGACTTCGGTAAAGATGCTGCGGACGCAGTTCGTATCCAATATGGTGGTTCAGTGAAACCAGGTAATATTAAGGAATATATGGCAAATGAAAACATTGATGGTGCATTAGTAGGTGGCGCATCATTAGAAGTTGAATCATTTGTACAATTGTTAGAAGGTGCTAAGTAA
- the gpmI gene encoding 2,3-bisphosphoglycerate-independent phosphoglycerate mutase yields the protein MKSPTALIILDGFANRKETFGNAVAQAHKPNFDRYYNQFPHSELKACGLDVGLPEGQMGNSEVGHLNIGAGRIVYQSLTRINKAIEDGDFFTNKVLLDAMTHVKEKQTSLHLMGLLSDGGVHSHYEHLFALLKLAKEQGVEKVYVHAFLDGRDVGQQTALSYIAETERQFEAIGIGQFASVSGRYYAMDRDKRWDREQLAYDAMTYGKGVEYPTAAAGVEASYAEGITDEFVVPFVVKDHEKGEENTGVNDGDAMIFFNFRPDRAAQLSEVYTNEEFDGFKMDKRLIGIKFVTFTKYNDQVKADVVFEKVDLVNTIGEVASNNNLTQLRIAETEKYPHVTYFMSGGRNEAFPGERRVLIDSPKVATYDLKPEMSAYEVRDALLAELDKGDLDLIILNFANPDMVGHSGMLEPTIKAIEAVDECLGEVVDKILAMNGVAIITADHGNSDEVLKLDGSPMTAHTTNPVPVIVTREGVTLREAGRLADLAPTLVDLLGVEKPADMTGESLVQKD from the coding sequence ATGAAAAGCCCAACAGCTTTAATCATTTTAGACGGTTTTGCTAACCGTAAAGAAACGTTTGGGAATGCAGTAGCGCAAGCTCATAAACCAAACTTTGACCGATATTACAATCAATTCCCACATAGCGAATTAAAAGCTTGTGGGCTTGATGTAGGGCTTCCAGAAGGACAGATGGGGAATTCGGAAGTTGGTCATTTAAACATTGGTGCAGGACGTATCGTTTATCAGTCTTTAACGCGCATCAATAAGGCTATTGAAGACGGCGATTTCTTCACAAACAAAGTATTGCTAGATGCAATGACACATGTTAAAGAAAAACAGACGTCGCTTCATTTAATGGGATTATTATCAGATGGCGGTGTACATAGCCATTATGAACACTTATTTGCATTGTTAAAACTTGCGAAGGAACAAGGTGTAGAGAAAGTATATGTACATGCATTTTTAGATGGTCGTGATGTAGGGCAGCAAACAGCATTATCGTATATCGCTGAAACAGAACGTCAATTTGAAGCAATCGGTATCGGTCAATTCGCTTCTGTTTCTGGTCGTTATTACGCGATGGATAGAGATAAACGCTGGGATCGTGAACAACTTGCATATGATGCGATGACATACGGTAAAGGTGTAGAGTACCCAACAGCAGCTGCAGGTGTTGAAGCGAGTTATGCAGAAGGTATCACTGATGAATTCGTTGTACCGTTCGTTGTGAAAGACCACGAAAAAGGCGAAGAGAACACTGGTGTGAACGATGGAGATGCAATGATCTTCTTCAACTTCAGACCTGACCGTGCTGCACAACTTTCAGAAGTATACACAAATGAAGAATTTGATGGTTTTAAAATGGACAAACGTTTAATCGGTATTAAATTCGTTACGTTTACAAAGTATAACGATCAAGTTAAAGCAGATGTTGTATTCGAGAAAGTTGACTTAGTAAATACGATAGGTGAAGTTGCTTCAAATAACAATTTAACGCAGCTTCGAATCGCAGAAACTGAGAAGTATCCGCATGTTACTTACTTTATGAGCGGTGGACGTAATGAAGCGTTTCCGGGTGAACGTCGTGTATTAATTGATTCACCGAAAGTGGCAACGTATGATCTTAAGCCTGAAATGAGTGCTTATGAAGTACGTGATGCATTACTTGCGGAACTTGATAAAGGTGATTTAGATTTAATTATCTTAAATTTTGCAAACCCGGATATGGTTGGTCATTCAGGTATGCTTGAGCCGACAATTAAAGCAATTGAAGCGGTTGATGAATGTTTAGGAGAAGTCGTTGATAAGATTCTTGCCATGAATGGTGTTGCGATTATTACAGCAGACCACGGAAATTCTGACGAAGTGTTAAAACTTGACGGTAGTCCGATGACAGCACATACGACAAACCCTGTTCCAGTCATTGTTACGCGTGAAGGTGTGACGTTACGTGAAGCTGGTCGTTTAGCTGATTTAGCACCGACGCTAGTAGATTTATTAGGTGTTGAAAAACCAGCTGACATGACTGGAGAATCATTAGTTCAAAAAGATTAA
- the eno gene encoding phosphopyruvate hydratase, whose amino-acid sequence MPIITDVYAREVLDSRGNPTIEVEVFTESGALGRALVPSGASTGEHEAVELRDGDKDRYMGKGVLKAVENVNEIIAPEIIEGDFSVLDQVSIDKMMIALDGTENKGKLGANAILGVSIAVARAAAEYLGMPLYKYLGGFNGTELPVPMMNIVNGGSHSDAPIAFQEFMVLPVGAPNFKEALRWGAEIFHNLAKILKGRNLSTAVGDEGGFAPTFEGTEDAVETILEAIKAAGLEPGKDVFLGFDCAASEFFENGVYDYAKFEGENGKKRTSAEQVDYLEELVNKYPIITIEDGMDENDWDGWKALTDRLGKRVQLVGDDLFVTNTKILERGINEGVGNSILIKVNQIGTLTETFEAIEMAQKAGYTAVVSHRSGETEDTTIADIAVATNAGQIKTGSLSRTDRIAKYNQLLRIEDELYETAKFKGVDAFYNLKK is encoded by the coding sequence ATGCCAATTATTACAGATGTATATGCACGCGAAGTATTAGATTCAAGAGGTAACCCAACAATTGAGGTAGAAGTATTCACTGAAAGTGGTGCGTTAGGACGTGCATTAGTACCATCAGGTGCTTCAACTGGTGAACACGAAGCAGTAGAATTACGTGATGGTGATAAAGACCGTTACATGGGTAAAGGTGTTTTAAAAGCTGTAGAAAACGTTAACGAAATTATCGCACCTGAAATTATTGAAGGTGACTTCTCAGTACTTGATCAAGTATCTATCGACAAAATGATGATTGCTTTAGATGGTACAGAAAACAAAGGTAAATTAGGTGCCAATGCAATTCTTGGTGTATCTATCGCTGTAGCACGTGCTGCTGCTGAATATTTAGGAATGCCTTTATACAAATATTTAGGTGGATTTAACGGTACTGAGTTACCAGTTCCGATGATGAACATCGTAAACGGTGGTTCTCACTCAGATGCACCGATTGCATTCCAGGAATTCATGGTATTACCAGTAGGAGCACCAAACTTTAAAGAAGCGTTACGCTGGGGTGCTGAAATTTTCCATAACTTAGCGAAAATCTTAAAAGGCCGTAACTTATCTACTGCTGTAGGTGATGAAGGTGGATTTGCACCGACATTTGAAGGTACTGAAGATGCTGTTGAAACAATTTTAGAAGCGATTAAAGCTGCAGGACTTGAGCCAGGTAAAGACGTATTCTTAGGATTTGACTGTGCTGCTTCTGAGTTCTTCGAAAATGGTGTATATGACTATGCTAAATTTGAAGGCGAAAACGGTAAAAAACGTACATCTGCTGAACAAGTAGATTACTTAGAAGAATTAGTAAACAAATACCCAATCATCACAATTGAAGATGGTATGGACGAAAACGATTGGGATGGTTGGAAAGCATTAACAGATCGTTTAGGTAAACGTGTACAACTTGTTGGGGATGACTTATTCGTAACAAACACTAAAATTTTAGAGCGTGGTATTAACGAAGGCGTTGGTAACTCTATCTTAATTAAAGTGAACCAAATCGGTACTTTAACTGAAACATTCGAAGCTATCGAAATGGCACAAAAAGCAGGTTACACTGCAGTTGTTTCACACCGTTCTGGTGAGACTGAAGATACTACAATTGCGGATATCGCAGTTGCAACTAACGCTGGACAAATTAAAACAGGTTCATTATCACGTACTGACCGTATTGCGAAATACAATCAATTATTACGTATCGAAGATGAATTATATGAAACAGCTAAGTTTAAAGGCGTAGATGCTTTCTACAACTTAAAAAAGTAA
- the secG gene encoding preprotein translocase subunit SecG, with product MNTILTILLIIDCFVLITVVLLQEGKSSGLSGAISGGSETLFGKQKQRGVELILNRITIVASVLLFLITIAIGYFNI from the coding sequence ATGAATACGATTTTAACCATTTTATTAATTATAGATTGTTTCGTATTAATCACAGTTGTACTTTTACAAGAAGGTAAGAGTAGTGGTTTATCAGGTGCTATCAGTGGTGGATCTGAAACGTTATTCGGTAAACAGAAACAACGTGGTGTCGAGTTGATATTAAACAGAATTACAATTGTTGCATCAGTTTTACTATTCTTAATTACAATAGCGATTGGATACTTTAACATTTAA
- a CDS encoding alpha/beta hydrolase, whose product MKMRLPEPFFFEEGERAVLLLHGFTGNSSDVRQLGRFLQKKGYTSYAPHYEGHGVPPEELLTSSPHVWWGQVLEAYDMLVDKGYTSIAVAGLSLGGVFALKLAQHRDVNSVATMCSPMYIKTTGNMYEGVLAYAREFKKREGKSEAEINKEMEAFHPTDMLVDLQQTIQEVRETVDNVFAPLFVAQGRMDTMINPESANIIYEESESEVKEIHWYEKSGHVVTIDKEKEQLFEDYFEFLERLDWSN is encoded by the coding sequence ATGAAAATGAGATTACCAGAACCGTTCTTTTTTGAAGAGGGAGAAAGAGCAGTATTACTATTACATGGATTTACAGGAAATTCATCAGACGTAAGACAGTTAGGTAGATTTTTACAGAAAAAAGGGTATACTTCTTATGCACCCCATTATGAAGGACACGGTGTGCCACCTGAAGAATTACTTACGTCAAGTCCTCACGTCTGGTGGGGGCAAGTGCTTGAAGCATACGATATGCTCGTAGATAAAGGCTATACGAGTATTGCTGTTGCAGGATTATCGCTCGGCGGTGTATTTGCGCTTAAACTTGCACAACATCGCGATGTAAACAGTGTGGCAACGATGTGTAGCCCGATGTACATCAAGACGACAGGAAATATGTACGAAGGTGTCCTTGCATATGCTAGAGAGTTTAAGAAGCGTGAAGGAAAGTCTGAAGCTGAAATCAATAAAGAAATGGAAGCATTTCATCCGACAGATATGCTCGTTGACTTACAGCAGACGATACAGGAAGTACGTGAAACAGTAGATAACGTATTTGCACCACTTTTTGTCGCGCAAGGTAGAATGGATACGATGATCAATCCGGAGTCAGCGAATATTATTTATGAAGAATCTGAAAGTGAAGTTAAAGAAATTCACTGGTATGAAAAAAGCGGTCACGTCGTAACGATAGACAAGGAAAAAGAACAGTTATTTGAAGATTATTTTGAGTTTTTAGAACGATTAGACTGGTCTAATTAA
- the rnr gene encoding ribonuclease R, which yields MHLYEHEVIAYLKSIKGSAVTVEAIEAHLNLESADAFKDLVKTLVHLEQTGKLSRTKNDKYFIAFDGSKALVKGTLSQHKKGFAFVRPEDETVDDVFIPPTKINRAMDGDTVLVSVSKARDGRNEGEVKAIEKRAVTQVVGTYTEAKHFGFVLPDDSRITQDIFIPKGRNLGAVEGHKVLVELTEYADGTNNHEGIVKAILGHKNDPGVDILSIIYQHGINIEFNPATIEEANNVPDEISASEISGRTDLRDVLTITIDGADAKDLDDAISVEKLNNGNYRLIVSIADVSHYVTEGSSLDEDAYERGTSVYLVDRVIPMIPHRLSNGICSLNPHADRLTLSCEMEITPNGHTVNHKIYESVIYSDERMTYDDVNAILEHSDSALIQKYAHIHEMLLHAKELAAILKRMRETRGEIDFDLKEAKILVDKDGVPREVAIRDRGLGERLIESFMLAANETVAEHFAKMKVPFIYRVHEEPKADRLKRFFEFITNFGILVKGGTENIHPKTLQNIGKEIHGKPEELVISTLMLRSMQQAKYAEENLGHFGLSAEYYTHFTSPIRRYPDLIVHRLIRKYLIEKSMDEKAQDYWAEELVEISDHTSKRERRAIDAERDTDDLKKAEYMVQHIGEEFDGIISSVANFGMFVELENTIEGMVHSSNMTDDYYNFDERHMAMIGERHGKVFRIGQKVRVKVVNVNVDERMIDFAIVGMDMKKIEDKIREVKIKAKRNTKSTNEKPRKKGRGKARGAEMSKNKNKKPFYKSKAVKNSGRRKKK from the coding sequence ATGCATCTGTATGAACATGAAGTAATTGCATATTTAAAATCAATAAAGGGTAGTGCAGTTACGGTAGAAGCAATTGAAGCGCATCTAAATCTTGAGAGTGCAGATGCATTTAAAGATTTAGTTAAAACGCTTGTACATTTAGAACAAACAGGAAAGTTAAGTCGTACGAAAAACGATAAGTACTTTATTGCATTTGACGGCAGTAAAGCACTCGTTAAAGGAACGCTTAGCCAGCATAAGAAAGGTTTTGCATTCGTAAGACCGGAAGATGAAACAGTGGATGATGTCTTTATCCCACCAACTAAAATTAACCGTGCAATGGATGGAGATACAGTACTTGTCAGCGTATCAAAAGCACGTGATGGCCGTAATGAAGGTGAAGTAAAAGCAATAGAAAAGCGCGCAGTAACACAAGTCGTTGGCACATATACTGAAGCGAAACATTTCGGATTTGTATTACCGGATGATTCAAGAATTACACAGGATATCTTTATTCCGAAGGGTAGGAATTTAGGCGCTGTAGAAGGTCATAAAGTACTCGTTGAACTGACGGAATATGCGGATGGAACGAATAATCATGAAGGTATAGTAAAAGCAATACTCGGTCATAAAAATGATCCCGGTGTTGACATATTATCGATTATTTATCAGCATGGTATAAACATTGAGTTTAATCCTGCAACAATAGAAGAAGCAAATAATGTTCCGGATGAAATAAGTGCATCTGAAATTTCAGGACGTACTGACTTACGTGACGTACTGACGATTACGATTGATGGAGCTGACGCTAAGGACCTGGACGATGCGATCAGTGTTGAGAAACTGAATAACGGGAATTACCGCTTAATCGTTTCAATTGCAGATGTGAGTCATTATGTAACAGAAGGTTCAAGCCTGGATGAAGATGCGTATGAACGTGGTACAAGTGTGTATTTAGTGGACCGTGTAATACCGATGATTCCACACCGACTTAGTAATGGTATATGCTCGCTTAACCCACACGCTGATCGATTGACGCTCAGCTGTGAAATGGAAATTACGCCGAACGGTCATACGGTCAATCATAAAATTTATGAAAGTGTCATCTACTCTGATGAACGCATGACCTATGATGATGTAAATGCGATTTTAGAACACAGTGATTCCGCACTCATTCAAAAGTATGCACACATTCATGAAATGCTCCTGCATGCTAAAGAACTGGCTGCAATACTTAAACGTATGCGAGAAACGCGTGGGGAAATTGACTTTGACTTAAAAGAAGCAAAAATATTAGTCGATAAAGATGGTGTACCGAGAGAAGTCGCAATACGTGACAGAGGACTCGGTGAACGCTTAATCGAGTCATTCATGCTCGCAGCAAATGAGACGGTGGCGGAACATTTTGCGAAGATGAAAGTGCCGTTTATATACCGTGTACACGAAGAACCGAAAGCGGACCGTCTAAAACGATTCTTCGAGTTTATAACGAATTTCGGTATTTTAGTTAAAGGTGGTACGGAGAATATTCATCCGAAAACATTACAGAATATCGGCAAAGAAATTCATGGTAAACCAGAGGAACTCGTAATATCTACGTTAATGCTGCGCTCAATGCAGCAGGCGAAATACGCTGAAGAAAATTTAGGCCATTTCGGATTATCAGCAGAATACTATACGCACTTTACTTCACCGATACGACGTTATCCGGATTTAATCGTGCATCGATTGATACGTAAATATTTAATCGAGAAATCAATGGATGAAAAAGCACAGGATTACTGGGCAGAGGAACTTGTTGAAATAAGCGACCATACATCTAAAAGAGAACGCCGTGCAATCGATGCAGAGCGTGATACGGATGATTTGAAAAAAGCTGAATATATGGTACAGCATATCGGTGAAGAATTTGATGGTATCATTAGTAGTGTTGCGAACTTTGGAATGTTTGTCGAACTTGAAAATACGATTGAAGGTATGGTTCATAGTTCAAATATGACAGACGATTACTATAACTTTGATGAACGCCATATGGCTATGATTGGTGAACGTCACGGTAAAGTTTTTCGAATTGGACAGAAAGTGCGCGTAAAAGTCGTTAACGTAAATGTTGATGAACGCATGATCGACTTTGCGATTGTCGGAATGGATATGAAAAAAATCGAAGACAAAATTCGTGAAGTGAAAATAAAAGCGAAGCGCAATACGAAATCAACAAATGAAAAACCACGTAAAAAAGGACGCGGAAAAGCACGTGGTGCTGAGATGAGTAAAAACAAAAACAAAAAACCATTCTATAAATCTAAAGCAGTGAAAAACTCAGGACGCAGAAAGAAGAAGTAG
- the smpB gene encoding SsrA-binding protein SmpB — MPKGTGKVLAQNRKASHDYTIEETIEAGIELKGTEIKSIRRGSANLRDSYARVYKGEMFVYNMHIAPYEEGNRFNHDPLRTRKLLLKRKQIDKLFGQTREQGYTLVPLKLYIKNGYCKMLIGVAKGKKDYDKRHALKAKEAKREMDRAMKERY, encoded by the coding sequence ATGCCTAAAGGAACAGGAAAAGTATTAGCACAGAACAGAAAAGCAAGTCATGACTATACTATTGAAGAGACGATTGAAGCGGGGATTGAATTAAAGGGAACAGAAATTAAATCCATTCGTCGAGGAAGTGCGAATTTACGCGATTCGTATGCCCGTGTTTATAAAGGTGAGATGTTTGTATATAATATGCACATCGCGCCATATGAAGAAGGAAACCGATTCAATCACGATCCGCTCAGAACACGTAAATTACTGTTAAAGCGAAAACAGATTGATAAACTGTTCGGTCAGACACGCGAGCAAGGTTATACGCTCGTACCGCTTAAACTGTATATTAAAAACGGATACTGTAAAATGCTGATCGGTGTAGCGAAAGGTAAGAAAGATTACGATAAGCGACATGCACTGAAAGCGAAAGAAGCGAAACGTGAAATGGACCGCGCAATGAAAGAAAGATATTAA
- a CDS encoding GNAT family N-acetyltransferase translates to MVEVVRASEVIDVAGELNFLALLDMCYTILGTHNDKKITSYMQELFEMPGNRFSYEYSYILLDSQNVMGMMTCLPIKELKRATLKTVLDIIKLRKLSALKIILKNPKSLFALMRMREGKENEYHISMIATLPEFQGRGVAKQLIAHAEAMSVAEGFNKLSLTVVKQNDAAFNLYRKLGFNVVGEIDDNELQLYRMRKLLTVNRED, encoded by the coding sequence ATGGTGGAAGTTGTAAGAGCTAGTGAAGTGATTGATGTTGCTGGTGAACTGAACTTTCTTGCACTTTTGGATATGTGTTATACAATACTTGGGACGCATAATGATAAAAAGATAACTTCATATATGCAGGAATTATTTGAAATGCCGGGGAATCGTTTTAGTTATGAGTATTCATATATATTACTGGATAGTCAGAATGTAATGGGGATGATGACGTGTCTACCTATTAAAGAGCTTAAACGTGCGACGTTAAAGACGGTACTTGATATTATAAAGCTACGCAAATTAAGTGCCCTAAAAATTATACTTAAAAATCCGAAATCGCTGTTCGCTTTAATGAGGATGCGTGAAGGTAAGGAAAATGAATATCATATTAGCATGATTGCGACGTTACCTGAATTTCAAGGTAGAGGTGTTGCAAAGCAGTTGATTGCTCATGCTGAGGCAATGTCAGTTGCAGAAGGGTTCAACAAATTATCACTTACTGTCGTTAAGCAGAACGATGCTGCATTTAATCTATACAGAAAGCTTGGGTTCAATGTCGTCGGTGAGATTGATGATAATGAATTACAATTGTATCGCATGCGCAAATTATTAACCGTTAATCGCGAGGATTAA